The Myxococcota bacterium DNA window GCGGTGGCCGAACGGGTCGCGCAACACGCCCATGCGCTCGCCGTGCGGCTGGTCCGCGATCGGGCGCTCGAGCCGAGCCCCGGCCGCGACCGCGCGCGCGGCCAGCGCGTCGACGTCGAGCACCACGAGGTGGATCGCCACCGGCGTGCCGCCGTACTTCGCGGGGCTGAACACCTGCTCGTCGGGCCACTCGTCGGAGAGCATGAAGCGCGCGCCCGCGAGCTCGAGGTCGGCGTGGCCGACCACGCCCTCGGGAGTCAGGTAGCGTCTGGCGACCGTGGCGCCGAAGGCGCGCTCGTAGAAATCGAGCGCCCGGGTCGCGTCGCGGCAGCACAGGTACGGAGTCACGAGCTGTCGGTCCATTGGCTCTCTCCTCTTCTTCCCGCCCGACGTCAGGCGGTTCGCGGGTCCTCGGCGAACGAGTGCTCACCGCCGGCCAGCGGGGTGACGTAGAGCGCGGTCATGGCGGGCTGCGCGTGAGCGCGGTGCCACAGGCCCTTCGGGCACACGAACAGCCGCCCGGGGCGCAGCTCCGACGTGACCGGACCGTCGTCGCCGAGTACGGTGATCGTGCCGCCGCCTTCGAGCACCACGATCAGCTCGTCGCCGTCCGGGTGCCGCTCCCAAGGCGCGAGCCCCTGGAACTTGGTCACCAGGATCGTGGCCTGATCGAGCGAGCCCAGCATGCGCGGGCTGTCCCAGCCGCGCAGGTCCGCGGTGGCGCTGCGCAGGTCGTGTGACTCGATGCGCGGGCGCAGCGCCTGGCCGAGCCCGGCCCGGAACCCGCTGCGCGGCAGGTCGCGCAGCTCGACCGCCACGTGCAAGAGCTCCGACAGCTCGCGGTTTGCGGCCGACAGCGCCGCGCCGGGACTCTTCAAGAGCGCCTCGACCTTCTGGTCGAGCTCCTCGGCGCGCGGAGTCACTCGGGGCTTTCTCGACTTTTGGCTAGACATGTTCGCTGCCGATCCTCTTGCGCAGCGCGGCCAGCGCGCGCAGCTGTAGCTGCTTCACGGCGCCCTCGGACTTGCCGAGCGCCGCCGCGATCTCGCGCACGGGCCGCTCCTCGGCGAAGCGCAGCTCGATCACGCGCCGCTGCTCGCGCGGCAGCTCGGCCACGGCGCGGAACAGCCGCGCACGCTGCTGCGCGTCGAGCCGCTCGGGCTCGCTCGGCTCGGGCGCCAGGTCCGGGCCCGCGAGCGCGCGCCGCTTCGTGCGCCGCGCGCGGTCGACCACCGCGTTCGCGGCGATCCGCAGCAGCCACGAGGCGAACGGCACGCCGCGCGGCTCGTAGCCGGGCAGGGCGGACAGCGCGCGCCGGAACACCTCGGAGGTCAGGTCCTCGACCTCGGCCCGGCCCTTCACGCGCCGCGCCAGGTAGGCGTAGACCAGCTCGAAGTTCGCCTCGTAGAGGAAGGCGAACTGGCCCGGGTCCTGCCGGGCGGCCTCCACGCGTGCGACTTCGTCGGATTTCATCTCCGACTCTCTACAACGCGCGAGCCGCCGCTACGTCACGCGCCCGATCCACTCGGCTAGCTGACCAGGAAGGCCCCGCCGAACCGGCGCTCCATCTCGTCCTTGGAGACGTCCTCCTGCTTGGTCGAGAGCATCCAGCGGTGGCCGAACGGGTCGCGGATC harbors:
- a CDS encoding VOC family protein — its product is MDRQLVTPYLCCRDATRALDFYERAFGATVARRYLTPEGVVGHADLELAGARFMLSDEWPDEQVFSPAKYGGTPVAIHLVVLDVDALAARAVAAGARLERPIADQPHGERMGVLRDPFGHRWFLATRTEEVSPEELRRRVGDRFAVT
- a CDS encoding cupin domain-containing protein codes for the protein MTPRAEELDQKVEALLKSPGAALSAANRELSELLHVAVELRDLPRSGFRAGLGQALRPRIESHDLRSATADLRGWDSPRMLGSLDQATILVTKFQGLAPWERHPDGDELIVVLEGGGTITVLGDDGPVTSELRPGRLFVCPKGLWHRAHAQPAMTALYVTPLAGGEHSFAEDPRTA
- a CDS encoding sigma-70 family RNA polymerase sigma factor: MKSDEVARVEAARQDPGQFAFLYEANFELVYAYLARRVKGRAEVEDLTSEVFRRALSALPGYEPRGVPFASWLLRIAANAVVDRARRTKRRALAGPDLAPEPSEPERLDAQQRARLFRAVAELPREQRRVIELRFAEERPVREIAAALGKSEGAVKQLQLRALAALRKRIGSEHV